The stretch of DNA TAATGCCACCAATAATAACCCGATGAACTTTTAGTACCTTAATCAGCGGGCTTCCAATTCCACTACCAAGTACAAATCCGACCCCTAAAAAGATAGAAAATAAAGAGGCGTACTGTGTAAAATGTTCTGGGGCAAGCTTATATTTCATTGTAAAAAGCGGTAGAACGGCAAAGGCACCGTTAATGAGACCAAATACCAAAAAGCCAGAAACGATGGATTTTAACAGTCTGAAATTTAAAATATATGTTAATCCCTCTTTGAAATCAGTCAGTACAGTTGAAATATGAATATCTTTAATATGTGTCTTTCCATTAGGAAGCCGTGCTTCTAATGGAATGGAACAACTGCTTATGAGGAGCCCAGATACAATAAAGCTAACCCCGTCAATGATGACCGTCCCCATTAGCCCAATATAGTGGTAGGAGATGGCCCCCATCCCCATACCAAACAACATAAACAATCCGAGAACTGTTTGATTCAGCCCCGAGGCTTGCATATACTGCTCTTTGTTCAGCACGCCCTGTAAAATACTCATTTCTGCTGGTGCAAAAAACTTTGAAACAGCACTCCGTATAAACAGGATCACAAAAACTAACCAAAGGATATTGAAATAAACTGCTACTAGTAAAAAGCCTGTTAAAATGGCCCGAATCCAATCGGAGTTAGCAGCGATTTTCTTCCGGTCCAGCCTATCGGCAGCCACTCCTACCATGAAGAAAACAAGCAAAATAGGTAGAGAATACATTAATTCCGCTATGGTTGCATAAAACGGCTGCTTGCCAAAGTGATCTAAAAGGTAGAAAGCAAAGGCAACATTCCCAATTGTAGTTCCAAGCTGTGATGCAAAGGCCGCTAAAAATAATTTGGTGAAGACCCTATTTTTAAAAATAGACATTACAAACCACCTTCCGTTTCATCGACTTGTAAAACTGACTTTAACATGGACTTGAAGAGTTTTAATTGTTCACTCACTCGTACGTTATTGCTTCCAGCTGCTTTTGAGTGAAGTAAAAGTCCTTCAAAATAGGAGGTAATCATTCTTATGATGACTCCCAAGTCAACACTTGGCTTAAACTCTCCTTGTGCTACTCCCCTTTGTAAGTAAAGCAATAAAAAGTCATGCTGCTTTTTATAGTGAGCTTCCAGGTATTCACGCCGTTCTGGCTGCTTCCACCCGCTGATGAAATATTCATATACCACGATTGGCAGATCATCAGATGCATGGTTTAATTGCTGGTCCATCATGTCCATTAATCCGCTCAGCCCTTGCCAGACGGAAAGTCCGCTCGTTAAAAGGGTATTGATTTGTGCTTCTGTTTGTTGATCATTTTCTGCAAGGATCGCTAGCATGATGTCTTCTTTGTTTGAAAAATATAGGTACACCCAGCCACGGCTCATCTCTGTTTCGTCTACGATGTCCTGCATGGTGGAGTTTACATATCCTTTGCGTTTAAACACTTCCGTAGCTGATTGGATAATATGCATTTTACGTTTTTCTTTTTCACTGTCAGAAATTTTAGGTGACAAGGTAGATTCCTCCATTTGGTTAAAATAACACTGACATCATTGTCATTTTTATTATAAAGCATTTTTTTCCATTTTCAATAACAAATGGAAATTTATTTAAAAATAAAAATAGCTTATCATTTTTTGAATCGCCTCGATAATCATGCATTTATATTAGTCTATTAATTAAAATATATTTTTTAACTAGTCTGTTATCTTATGTAAAAAATGTTATATTTATTATACTAATACCACTTTTTCTAACGGAGGAATTACTTTGGATCGGTTACAACAATTGCTAAATAATTTGGAAATTATTCAATCCACACATGCGGAAGATGCGTGTATCGTTTTAGCAGACACGGAAAAGGTCATAGGTTACGTACCTGGCAAAACGATTGATCTTAAGATCCCTATTGGCGCTTCTGCGGATAATTTTAAAGGGACTGTGACTCACAATGCTTTAATCACAGGCGAACCACAAAAAGAAGAACGTGGCTCAGAAATTTTTGGTGTTGCCTATATTTCAACAGCAACCCCTATTATAGAAAATAGTGAAATAATAGGCGTTATTTCTACTATTGTTTCAAACAATAAAGTGGATGTATTACGAAAAGGAGCACAAAAACTAACTGGTGTTAGTGGTGAATTGGCTACAACATCAGAAGAGGTAACTAAAGTAACTGAACAGATCGCAACTGAACTAAAAGAACTTGATGAAGAAACTACTTTTCTAAGAGATGAGATCAAAAAGATAGAGGAAATCTTGGGTATTTTAAAGAAAACAGCAGCTAGATCCCGTATTTTGGGTCTAAATGCATCTATAGAAGCTGTCCGTTCTGGGGAACATGGAAAGGGCTTTGCTGTGGTAGCTAAAGAAATAGAGAAAATGGCTGAAAATAATAGAGAAACCGTTGAAGGTGTAGAGCCACAATTAAAAGGGATGGTAGCTAATCTAGAAAAAATCATCACCAACATTCAACAAATTTCTTCAGATTCCCATGAACAAGCAATAAAGATGGAAGCATTCAATAAAGCGTTTGAACAAATTGTAAACACGGCTTCAGAGTTAAACTCCCAAGCAATAAGTATATAAAACCTGAAGGCATCCTTTGCTAGGATGCCCTCATTCATTTTAACTTCAACTTCTTATTTCATTCACTTTCTCTTCAAATATCACTTTTTCGGTGGACGTGGTCTTTTGACGAGTTCTCCCCCACAATTAGGGCAAACAGCGTCCATTTCTTCCGTACAGTCATGACAAAAGGTACATTCATAAACACAAATATAGGCCTCCCCAACATTTTGTAGGGGGTTATTACATTTCTCACATATTTTTCTCATTTCCAATGCCATCATTATCACTCCTTTAATGGTTTTTCTTCATCAACTTTGCAATTTGGAGCTGGTCGGATTCTTGAGAGAGCTCTAGCTGCTTAATCACTAAATCCTGTCGTTCGACCGAATGGTTTTGACTTAATTTTGCTTTTCCTTCTATTTCAGTAATCCTGATTTTAAAAGCAACAATCCCTTTACTCATCCCATCAATAAAGTTTCTATCAATCTCTTTGAAGCGATAAGAGCTGCCTGGCTTTTCGTACTTATCTACCATGCTAAAAAGAGCATCATAGATTTCTTGTTCATTGTGTAAAATCTCCACTTGTCCGTAGACATGAACTGCTACATAATTCCACGTAGGAACGGCTTGGGTGGATTCGTACCAACTAGGCGAAATATATGCGTGTGGCCCCTGAAACGTAACGAGTACGTTCTGATTTTCGATGTCCTTCCATTGTTCATTCGGACGAGCAAAATGCCCGTATAAGACTCCTTCTTCTTTTTCTAAAAATAACGGTAAATGTGTCGCATTCGGCCTGCCATTATGCTGTGAAAAAAGCGTGGCAAAGCTGTTTTTTTCAATAATTTTATAGATAGTTTCAAGATCGTCTATTTTGAAATGTTTAGGAATATACATTTTGCACCTCATTCGGCTAAAATTCGATCACCTTTACTAGTTGGCTGGGATATGACTAAGAATTCCACGTCGTTTCTGGATTCATTAAACATTTGGTGCGGGATGTGTGGGGGTACTTCGATCCCCTCCTGTGGTGTTAGGGTGAATCGTTCCCCATCCACTTCTAACGTAGGATTTCCTGATAGAACAAAGAAAAATTGTCGTGATTGCTGATGATAATGTCGCACTTCTGAAGTTTGGCTTGGCATTCGTTCATGGATAACACTAAGTTCCTGTTGATTGACTAGATGCCAACCATCACACTGACTCCCCCATGTGTAATGCTCCGCATTATGTTTGCTTATTTTCATCGTCAGTTCTCCTTTTATACTAATACCCTTCTTCTATACGACCGTTTTTTCCTTCTCACAGCCAGTTTGAGCTCGTAGACTCCTTCTACGCGACCTTCTTCTCTTTCTTTCAGCCAGTTTGGGCTCGTAGACTCCTTCTATGCGACCTTCTTCTCTTTCTTTCAGCCAGTTTGGGTTCGTAGACTCCTTCTACGCGACCTTCTTCTCTGTCCCATAACATTTTATGGCTATTAAACTACTTAAGTATCCTTTTATCAAAAATCAATAACAGGATCCGTCTCACTTACCAACCACCTAAACCTCGACCAAGATATATTCCGGCCGGTGATGATGATTGCCACCTTTCGGCCCTTCAATTCACTTCCTACTTGTTTTAAACATGCGACTCCTGCTGCTCCAGAGGGTTCAATCATGTACTGGGAGTTGAGCATCAATTTCATGGCAGTAATCAGTTCTTTCTCGGAGACCGTTAGAATGCGATCAATATGTCTATGAATAATCGGAAACGTAATTGTCTCTGGCTCTATTGGTCCACTCAGCCCTTCTGCGATCGATGGCTCTAAATCTACCGAAATAGCCTTGCCCGCTTCATACCAAACCGCAAATGTCGGACTATTTTCAGTCTGGACTCCCCAAACCTCTATTCTCGGATTCACTGCTTTTAGTGCCAAACACAAACCAGCTGTTAGTCCCCCGCCACCTAAGCAACTGATTACGATATCTACATCAGATAGGTCTTCTAAAAGTTCTAATCCAATTGTCCCCCCTGCATCAATCATGGATGGATCATTATAAGCAGAAAGAAAGGTATAGCCCTTGTTCTCCGCAGCCTCTAATGCTGCCAGTCTCGCCTCTTCAATCGTATCAAAAAAAGTAATTAAAGCACCAAATTGTTCCACTTCCTTTACTTTACTAGAATCTGCGTCCTTTGGTAAATACACTAGTGCGGGAATGTTTAATTGATGAGCCGCATAGGCCAAACCAATCCCATGATTACCGGCAGAAGGAGCAATCACTCCCCATTCACGTTGCTGTTGGTTCAAGGATAATAGCTTATTAAAAGAGCCTCGTGCCTTAAAGCTTCCCGTTACCTGCAGATTTTCTAACTTCAAAAAAATGTTCGCAGCAAATAAACTGCTTAATTCCCAATTGTATTCCAATGGGGTATGACGAATGTAGGGTTGAATCCGCTCATGAGCCTCTTTGATATCCTGTATATTGAGATTAGTATGCATCATAAACCCCATCCTCCTTGTCAGAACGTTTCTCCTTTTTTACAAAAACGTTTGTTAAACTCCTGGATTTAGACCCTTTCCAAGTAAGAACAAAGGGTATGATCAATCCCATACTGATAGCAAAATATCCGTAAGTAAGGTATACCTCACCAATAAAGGCAATCAAAAGTGACATTATAATCGATACAGTCAAACTAACTAAGGAAACAGATGTCATCACCCTGCCGATTAACTTCTCCTCCACCTGTTCAAATAGCAATAGTCTAGTGAGTACCTTTACCATCCCAATGAAAATTCCCATTATTAGATACATGATGAAGGCAAAGGGCACACTGGTTGTTAAGCTAAATAGAACAGTTGATAAAGCCGTTAAGGAAATGGTGACTAGAACCATCCGTGAAATGGCATGATTTCTTACCCAGAAAGTGCATAGGATAGCGGAAATAAGACTACCAATTCCGGCTCCACTATCAATGATTCCAAGTGAAATTCCATCACCTTTGAGCGTTTGATAATTAAAAGGAGCAATCAGTGTATTAATAGAATAGAAGAATGGCAGCACCATGCTGGTCGCTAAGGCGAAATAAAGTACCTTTTTGTTTTGAAAAATATAGATCCAGCCCTGTACCAGTTCTCCTCTATATTGCTTGAGGGTAGATCTCCCCTTATGTTTCCTTGCCTCATTATTCACCTTGATGTTGATTCCAACAAATAAAAGTCCTGCCAAAATATAAACTAAACTAGCTGCAAAAATTGCTTCGGTCGTGCCTAGTCTATCCATTAACATTGCAGCAATGATGGCAGATGCCAACAGTCCCAACTGCCAAGCCCCCTGTACAAGGGAAATTCCTTGCTTGTATTCTTCTGGACTCAGGATTTCCTTCAATATACTTTCTTTAAGCGGTTCTATAACAAACCAGATAACATAACTTAATAGAATGGAAACATAGAAAATAGATACATGATAAAAACCAAAAGCGACACTAGCCGGGATAATAACAATGGCAAGAAAACGCAAAAGATTACATAGAAACGCCAGCTTAATTTTATTAAAACGGTCAATTAACACCCCTAGGAATGGAGCAAGGACCACAGATGGCAATAAAGTCAACACAAGCAGTTTTCCAATCTCAACAATCGATTCCGTCTTTTCAAGAACCATAACGATAGCGGTTAATCCATAGATCCCTTCCCCCATCACCCCAAACAACGCTGCAAAGAAAAAGAAAAGAAAGGATTTATTTTTAAACAAAGAAAGATTATTCTTCACTCAACACTCCCCCAACACTTACTTTACATAAGCATATTGGAGAAAGAGATGGATTGGTAATACATGAAAGTAATAGGTTCATAACTAAAAGTTATTAGATTTATCTAATATGGCACCTCAATATCAAGGTATATTTTAACATTTATGTATAATAGAAGAATAGACAGACCAATGAAAGAAGGGAACCTATGATTAAACAAATACATAGTTCATTAAAGGTATTACTCGTTTCAGATTTGGAAAAATCCAAGAAATTTTACGCAGATGTACTAGGATGTGATGTCACAGATTGGTGGGCCATTCGCGATGGTTTTACAGGATTAGGGCTAAAATTACTTCAAGCAAATGCACCTGAAGATGTCCAGCCTAACAGATCGGCAAAGGGATACCAACTACCCGTAGCCGATATTTATTGTTATGTAGAGAATTGGACTGCCTTAGATGAACTTTATGAAGAGTTTAAAACAAAAGGAGCTAAAGTGATTATTGAGCCCTGGATTGACCCTCAGTCAGGACCATGGAAAGAATTTGCCATCGTTGACCCTGATAACTACTGTCTTGCCTTTGGTGGTACAGACAAATAGCCTTCTTTTTTCAGATAGGGATAAAAAGCCTCGTCTCACTTCAACGAGACAAGGCTTCATTTATATTTCCTCAAGTGTCCAAATCACCATTCGGTAAATAAAATAAATCCCCAAATAAGCCCCAGTTAATAAGAATAGTGGATTTAAAAATATGCTATGGATGTTGGTCATGAATACCGTATCATCCTTTATGATTTCGTAAATAGCTAGGGATGAAATATTACCAAAAACAAGTGCCGATAAGATTGCAACTATATTACATAACAAACGTAGTTTTGGCTGAACTTTTTGCAAGATAACCAAAAGTAGGGGTGCCAATATACTCCCCAAAATTAATATGAATTTCATAAAAAATCACCTCCCTACCATATTTACCATTGTAGGGAGGTTAAAACCAAGCTTCGTGCATTCCTTGTAAAAAATATTTGGTAATAGGAAATCCAATCATTAATCATTCTTAGCACGGCTCCAAGAAATATTGAAATTCCCTTGATGCTTCTGACCATCCACACGAACTTTGTAAGTATCATTTTTAGTTATTTGAACGGTAGTATCACTGGTAATGTCTTTTATTACTTTTCCTGAAGAATTTAGTAATCTTGCTGAAAGGGAACCCTGTTCAGTCGAGACGGAATAAGTTAACTGGACTGTATCACCTTTCGCAAATTTCACCTCTTTAAAATAATAACCTGAAAAACGATCATATTCCCCACTAATAGAATTTGAAGAACTCGAAAGTTCACCGATGTGAACCGTATAAGATCCACCCGAACAGCCGATAAGCAGGACAGAAACAAATACTATAGAAATTAATAATTTCTTATACATAAGTCTCATCTCCATCATGGCTCTTTGCACAACCTATTTCGGTTTATTTTACCATATAATCCCAACGAAAAAATTGTAACAATTTGAAGTTATTGTGAAAGTTTATTATTTGGTTTTTTGTGCCCTATAATTGCAACTGTACGAAATTGTCTAGAATTTGGCCCCTCCACTAAAGTTACCTCTTGAAATCCACTTTTGTTGGCGCTAGGAATTAATTGATCTTCAATCATATTTTTTACCCCATCCCATACCTCACCATCTTTGCCATCACATAGGGTTAGAACAGAAAATCCTCCGGGTTTTAATACACGGTATATTTCTGATATCGTCTCAGCTATGTTGTCCCAAAAGTAAATGGTATGTATGCTAAACACCTTGTCAAAGTGTTCATTTTGAAACGGGAGCTTTTCTACATTTGCTTGAACCAACTTAGCTCTTCCTTCATTTATGGCTTTTTTATTTCTAAGGGCCGCGGACCGAATGACCGTACGCGAAAGATCCAAGCCTACTACTTGATCTGCTAATGTTTGTTCGAGGATCATTTTCATTGCAAAACCTGCACCACAGCCTAATTCTAATACGCGTTCCCTCTGGGCTACTTTTAATAATTCAAGTGTCCATAGCGTCTCAGGTTTATGCTGCCGCACCATTTTTTCACCGAAATAGGATCCAATTAGCCCTCGAGGCTTGCTATACTGACTATCAATAAATTCCTTCACTCGATTTATTAATCCCATAACTTCCCCTTTTAAAATAAATTTCATTTTTATAAGTTTTTCCTAAGCCTTTTTAAGTTCCTATTTTCCACGAGAAGTGAAAATTTCGAGGATGAAAAAAGACTATCTAGTAAATAATATTCTCGCATGTCATAAAGATAAAGGAGCATAAAAAATGAGAATAAAACTTTATGGATTAATAACTATAAGTTTATTGTTTGTATTTTTCACTATTCAAAATGCTAATGCAGAATTACAACCACCACAAAATTATGGGGCCAAAGGAGCACTTCAGGATTCTTCAATTACTTTAGAAGAAGCTCTCATTTATGCAATTCAAGATGAGTATCTTGCACAAGCAAGATATGATACCATTATTGCTAAATTTGGAGCTATACGACCT from Bacillus sp. SLBN-46 encodes:
- a CDS encoding class I SAM-dependent methyltransferase, with translation MGLINRVKEFIDSQYSKPRGLIGSYFGEKMVRQHKPETLWTLELLKVAQRERVLELGCGAGFAMKMILEQTLADQVVGLDLSRTVIRSAALRNKKAINEGRAKLVQANVEKLPFQNEHFDKVFSIHTIYFWDNIAETISEIYRVLKPGGFSVLTLCDGKDGEVWDGVKNMIEDQLIPSANKSGFQEVTLVEGPNSRQFRTVAIIGHKKPNNKLSQ
- a CDS encoding cupin domain-containing protein gives rise to the protein MKISKHNAEHYTWGSQCDGWHLVNQQELSVIHERMPSQTSEVRHYHQQSRQFFFVLSGNPTLEVDGERFTLTPQEGIEVPPHIPHQMFNESRNDVEFLVISQPTSKGDRILAE
- a CDS encoding MFS transporter, which translates into the protein MSIFKNRVFTKLFLAAFASQLGTTIGNVAFAFYLLDHFGKQPFYATIAELMYSLPILLVFFMVGVAADRLDRKKIAANSDWIRAILTGFLLVAVYFNILWLVFVILFIRSAVSKFFAPAEMSILQGVLNKEQYMQASGLNQTVLGLFMLFGMGMGAISYHYIGLMGTVIIDGVSFIVSGLLISSCSIPLEARLPNGKTHIKDIHISTVLTDFKEGLTYILNFRLLKSIVSGFLVFGLINGAFAVLPLFTMKYKLAPEHFTQYASLFSIFLGVGFVLGSGIGSPLIKVLKVHRVIIGGIILSGMFTLIMGTLENVWLYLSIVFIMGVLIAPVNVALSGWMTELVDPKFMGRVSGWVDPLMMLAHSISLGIIAVIFPAFVKVDTIYWAVGILLMLVGTYYLFVLPKLVTKEVIVSDLSTLPTSAE
- a CDS encoding TetR family transcriptional regulator codes for the protein MSPKISDSEKEKRKMHIIQSATEVFKRKGYVNSTMQDIVDETEMSRGWVYLYFSNKEDIMLAILAENDQQTEAQINTLLTSGLSVWQGLSGLMDMMDQQLNHASDDLPIVVYEYFISGWKQPERREYLEAHYKKQHDFLLLYLQRGVAQGEFKPSVDLGVIIRMITSYFEGLLLHSKAAGSNNVRVSEQLKLFKSMLKSVLQVDETEGGL
- a CDS encoding FMN-binding negative transcriptional regulator, translated to MYIPKHFKIDDLETIYKIIEKNSFATLFSQHNGRPNATHLPLFLEKEEGVLYGHFARPNEQWKDIENQNVLVTFQGPHAYISPSWYESTQAVPTWNYVAVHVYGQVEILHNEQEIYDALFSMVDKYEKPGSSYRFKEIDRNFIDGMSKGIVAFKIRITEIEGKAKLSQNHSVERQDLVIKQLELSQESDQLQIAKLMKKNH
- a CDS encoding methyl-accepting chemotaxis protein, translating into MDRLQQLLNNLEIIQSTHAEDACIVLADTEKVIGYVPGKTIDLKIPIGASADNFKGTVTHNALITGEPQKEERGSEIFGVAYISTATPIIENSEIIGVISTIVSNNKVDVLRKGAQKLTGVSGELATTSEEVTKVTEQIATELKELDEETTFLRDEIKKIEEILGILKKTAARSRILGLNASIEAVRSGEHGKGFAVVAKEIEKMAENNRETVEGVEPQLKGMVANLEKIITNIQQISSDSHEQAIKMEAFNKAFEQIVNTASELNSQAISI
- a CDS encoding threonine/serine dehydratase; this translates as MMHTNLNIQDIKEAHERIQPYIRHTPLEYNWELSSLFAANIFLKLENLQVTGSFKARGSFNKLLSLNQQQREWGVIAPSAGNHGIGLAYAAHQLNIPALVYLPKDADSSKVKEVEQFGALITFFDTIEEARLAALEAAENKGYTFLSAYNDPSMIDAGGTIGLELLEDLSDVDIVISCLGGGGLTAGLCLALKAVNPRIEVWGVQTENSPTFAVWYEAGKAISVDLEPSIAEGLSGPIEPETITFPIIHRHIDRILTVSEKELITAMKLMLNSQYMIEPSGAAGVACLKQVGSELKGRKVAIIITGRNISWSRFRWLVSETDPVIDF
- a CDS encoding DUF1272 domain-containing protein gives rise to the protein MALEMRKICEKCNNPLQNVGEAYICVYECTFCHDCTEEMDAVCPNCGGELVKRPRPPKK
- a CDS encoding transposase, which translates into the protein MKFILILGSILAPLLLVILQKVQPKLRLLCNIVAILSALVFGNISSLAIYEIIKDDTVFMTNIHSIFLNPLFLLTGAYLGIYFIYRMVIWTLEEI
- a CDS encoding MFS transporter — translated: MKNNLSLFKNKSFLFFFFAALFGVMGEGIYGLTAIVMVLEKTESIVEIGKLLVLTLLPSVVLAPFLGVLIDRFNKIKLAFLCNLLRFLAIVIIPASVAFGFYHVSIFYVSILLSYVIWFVIEPLKESILKEILSPEEYKQGISLVQGAWQLGLLASAIIAAMLMDRLGTTEAIFAASLVYILAGLLFVGINIKVNNEARKHKGRSTLKQYRGELVQGWIYIFQNKKVLYFALATSMVLPFFYSINTLIAPFNYQTLKGDGISLGIIDSGAGIGSLISAILCTFWVRNHAISRMVLVTISLTALSTVLFSLTTSVPFAFIMYLIMGIFIGMVKVLTRLLLFEQVEEKLIGRVMTSVSLVSLTVSIIMSLLIAFIGEVYLTYGYFAISMGLIIPFVLTWKGSKSRSLTNVFVKKEKRSDKEDGVYDAY
- a CDS encoding VOC family protein gives rise to the protein MIKQIHSSLKVLLVSDLEKSKKFYADVLGCDVTDWWAIRDGFTGLGLKLLQANAPEDVQPNRSAKGYQLPVADIYCYVENWTALDELYEEFKTKGAKVIIEPWIDPQSGPWKEFAIVDPDNYCLAFGGTDK